A genomic region of Desulfonatronum thiodismutans contains the following coding sequences:
- a CDS encoding N-acyl homoserine lactonase family protein: MSNRQSWRIHPIVVGSKVFDQGMMTYQHAHGRPYTIPIYVWYLEPVDDPSQPKVLVDTGEMSPVQSADREQAIGGKIHTFEEGLALYGMKPEDVDVVIHTHLHNDHCENDFKCTNAVFHVHAKELERIHDPHPLDYRYNEEFIEDVEDADRFRVVTEDQEILPGISVIHTPAHTEGGLTVLVDTPSGRAAITGFCVIDENLNPPQSVKAMEMEVIPPGTNINPCLAYDQMVRVKGLADILLPLHEPKFAGLSTIP, translated from the coding sequence ATGAGCAATCGACAATCCTGGCGCATTCACCCCATCGTCGTGGGCAGCAAGGTTTTTGACCAGGGCATGATGACCTATCAGCACGCCCATGGCCGACCCTACACCATCCCGATCTACGTTTGGTACCTGGAGCCGGTGGATGACCCGTCCCAGCCCAAGGTTTTGGTGGATACCGGAGAAATGAGCCCGGTTCAGTCCGCGGACAGGGAGCAGGCCATCGGCGGGAAAATTCACACCTTCGAGGAAGGGCTGGCCCTGTACGGGATGAAGCCGGAGGACGTGGACGTGGTCATCCACACCCACCTGCACAACGACCACTGCGAAAACGACTTCAAGTGCACGAACGCCGTATTTCACGTCCACGCCAAGGAGCTGGAGCGCATCCACGACCCCCATCCCCTGGATTATAGATACAACGAGGAGTTCATCGAGGACGTTGAGGATGCCGACAGGTTCCGGGTCGTCACCGAAGACCAGGAAATCCTGCCCGGTATTTCCGTGATCCACACCCCTGCCCACACCGAAGGCGGCCTGACCGTGCTGGTGGACACGCCATCCGGACGGGCGGCCATCACCGGATTTTGCGTCATCGACGAAAACCTGAATCCTCCCCAGTCCGTGAAGGCCATGGAAATGGAAGTCATCCCGCCCGGCACGAATATCAACCCTTGCCTGGCCTACGACCAGATGGTCCGGGTCAAGGGCCTGGCCGACATCCTCCTGCCCCTGCACGAACCCAAATTCGCCGGGCTGTCCACTATTCCGTGA
- a CDS encoding DUF4160 domain-containing protein, which translates to MPTISMFYGILVLMYYRDNRRHHLPHVHVRYQGDEAAVSIEEGMIIEGALPNKQLRMVQAWIEIHKEALMVNWELAVSGEQPFRIPPLQ; encoded by the coding sequence ATGCCCACGATCAGCATGTTTTACGGCATCCTGGTGTTGATGTACTATCGGGACAATCGACGTCATCACCTTCCGCATGTCCATGTCCGCTACCAGGGGGATGAGGCGGCTGTCTCAATTGAAGAAGGGATGATTATCGAAGGCGCATTGCCGAACAAGCAGCTCAGAATGGTTCAGGCGTGGATCGAGATCCACAAGGAAGCGCTGATGGTCAATTGGGAGTTGGCTGTCAGCGGTGAGCAACCTTTTCGTATTCCTCCATTACAGTGA
- a CDS encoding DUF2442 domain-containing protein, with product MLFDVLSVEPRPGYVLDLKFSNGECRRFDMRPLLRMKPWNRIASPAVFRRVRVDYGTLVWPGEIDVAPETLYDDSIPLDESRADE from the coding sequence ATGCTTTTCGATGTCCTCTCCGTCGAGCCTCGACCCGGGTATGTTCTGGACTTGAAGTTCAGTAACGGCGAATGCCGCCGTTTCGATATGCGTCCTCTGCTGAGAATGAAGCCCTGGAACCGGATTGCTTCTCCGGCTGTTTTCCGGCGTGTCCGCGTCGACTACGGAACTCTCGTCTGGCCAGGTGAAATCGATGTCGCTCCGGAAACATTGTACGACGATTCGATCCCGCTGGATGAGAGCCGAGCGGACGAGTAA
- a CDS encoding DEAD/DEAH box helicase: MTSPSPIFTFIQGIEHAQSLPANCLVHHEVLPERAGRFAPLPEDLPDGFSDCLAGLGVTRLYAHQAEAVGRIRAGRDVVVATPTASGKSLIYNLPVLEALYRDPAARALYLFPLKALAQDQHAGLREMVGGWPRERRPSMAVYDGDTDNQDRARIRREPPRILITNPDMLHLGLLAHHHLWRDLFRNLRFVVIDEVHVYRGVMGSHMAWVFRRLERICAHYGTRPTYVCCSATIHNPVELTSELTGRVAELIADSSAPQGRKHVLFLDAAEGPSRTALTLLEQALVQGLRTIVYTGSRKMTELLGIWSAQRLKEFRDRIGVYRAGFLPKERRRIEADLASGRILAVISTSALELGIDIGDLDLCLLVGYPGSIMATWQRAGRVGRGGQESAVALLAYENPLDKFFIRHPDVFFASPPEAAVLNPANPAIMEQHLLCAAADLPLDLDEPLVLAEHVRERVDALVSRGKLLLTADRRRMICPDENPHREVGLRGSGRSLLIFHGETGEQIGLMDWHRVCTDAHPGAVYLHQGRTYLVERLDLQTGSVFVLPAKVNYFTRVRGEKRTRILDTQASRPLWNTTIHLGRLEITQRYPAFERRALRGHKLLAVVDLDLPEQVFETEGIWLVIPETVRRSLEDRQMHFMGGIHALEHACIGILPLLILTDRNDLGGISTPLHEDLDRAAVFVYDGTPGGIGLTRQAYARAEVMLQRTLEAVGGCSCETGCPACVHSPKCGSGNRPIDKQAALAVLEALGGQAGRAATMPRQSTSQVHQGAAVSIDQGGYAVASPSTSVASEQRAGYERVSSGSTEASGRSGGLWNAVKAGMRAVTGVQFPNAAVPAAAPDPSANSPRKNTMIAPPPASPAHFAVLDVETRYSAQEVGGWNHTDLMGVSCAVLYDSREDAFLDYLQEDIPRLAEKLRTFDLVVGFNILNFDYKVLRGVLDADFYSLPTLDMLKVVHERLGYRLSLDHLARHTLNAPKSGSGLDALKWWKQGQIDKIIAYCRHDVAITRDLYLHGRDKGYVLFQNKARKLVRLPVSW; encoded by the coding sequence GTGACCTCTCCCTCGCCCATTTTCACGTTCATCCAGGGCATTGAACATGCCCAGAGCCTGCCCGCCAACTGCCTGGTCCACCATGAGGTGCTGCCGGAGCGGGCGGGCCGGTTCGCGCCGTTGCCCGAGGATCTGCCGGATGGGTTTTCGGACTGCCTGGCCGGGCTGGGCGTGACCCGGCTGTACGCCCATCAGGCCGAGGCCGTGGGCCGGATCCGGGCCGGGCGGGACGTGGTGGTGGCCACGCCCACGGCCAGCGGCAAGAGCCTGATCTACAACCTGCCGGTGCTGGAGGCTCTTTACCGCGACCCAGCGGCCCGGGCCCTGTACCTGTTTCCGCTCAAGGCCCTGGCCCAAGACCAACACGCCGGGCTGCGGGAGATGGTCGGCGGCTGGCCCCGGGAACGCCGGCCATCCATGGCCGTGTACGACGGAGACACGGACAACCAGGATCGCGCCCGGATCCGCCGGGAACCGCCCCGTATCCTGATCACCAACCCGGACATGCTTCACCTGGGCCTGTTGGCCCACCATCATCTCTGGCGGGATTTGTTCCGGAACCTGCGTTTCGTGGTCATTGACGAGGTCCACGTCTACCGAGGGGTGATGGGCTCGCACATGGCCTGGGTGTTTCGCCGCCTGGAGCGGATTTGCGCTCATTACGGAACCAGGCCGACCTATGTCTGCTGCTCCGCCACCATCCACAACCCCGTGGAGCTGACCAGTGAACTGACCGGACGGGTCGCGGAGCTGATCGCCGACAGTTCCGCGCCCCAGGGCCGCAAGCACGTGCTTTTTCTGGACGCGGCCGAGGGGCCGTCCCGGACCGCCCTGACGCTCCTGGAGCAGGCTTTGGTCCAGGGCTTGCGGACAATAGTCTACACGGGATCGCGGAAGATGACCGAGCTTCTGGGCATCTGGTCGGCCCAGCGGCTGAAGGAATTTCGGGATCGGATCGGCGTGTACCGGGCCGGATTCCTGCCTAAGGAGCGCCGCCGGATCGAGGCGGACCTGGCCTCGGGTCGGATTCTGGCGGTGATTTCCACCAGTGCTCTGGAGTTAGGCATCGACATCGGGGATCTGGATCTGTGCCTGCTGGTGGGTTACCCCGGCTCGATCATGGCCACCTGGCAGCGGGCCGGGCGGGTGGGGCGTGGTGGCCAGGAATCCGCCGTGGCCCTGTTGGCCTACGAAAATCCCTTGGACAAGTTTTTCATCCGTCATCCGGACGTCTTCTTCGCCAGTCCGCCGGAAGCCGCGGTGCTCAACCCGGCCAACCCGGCGATCATGGAACAGCATCTGCTCTGCGCCGCGGCGGACCTGCCCCTGGACCTGGACGAACCCCTGGTACTGGCGGAACACGTCCGCGAGCGCGTCGACGCATTGGTCAGCCGGGGCAAACTGCTGCTCACAGCAGACCGGCGCAGGATGATCTGCCCGGACGAGAACCCGCATCGGGAGGTCGGCCTTCGCGGCAGCGGCCGGAGCCTGCTGATCTTTCATGGCGAGACCGGCGAACAGATCGGGCTGATGGACTGGCACCGGGTCTGCACTGATGCCCACCCAGGCGCGGTCTACCTGCATCAGGGCCGGACCTATCTGGTGGAGCGCCTGGACCTGCAAACCGGCTCGGTGTTCGTCCTTCCGGCCAAGGTAAACTACTTCACCCGGGTCCGGGGCGAGAAGCGCACCCGCATTCTGGACACCCAGGCCTCCAGGCCGCTCTGGAACACAACCATCCACCTGGGGAGACTGGAAATCACCCAGCGCTACCCGGCCTTCGAGCGCCGGGCCTTGCGCGGCCATAAACTGCTGGCAGTGGTGGACCTGGACCTGCCGGAGCAGGTTTTCGAGACCGAGGGCATCTGGCTGGTCATACCGGAAACGGTGCGCCGCTCCCTGGAAGACCGCCAGATGCATTTCATGGGCGGGATCCACGCCCTGGAGCACGCCTGCATCGGGATATTGCCCCTGCTGATTCTCACGGATCGCAATGACCTGGGCGGAATTTCCACGCCCCTGCACGAAGACCTGGACCGGGCCGCGGTGTTTGTCTACGACGGCACCCCCGGCGGCATTGGTCTGACCCGGCAGGCTTACGCCCGGGCCGAGGTCATGCTCCAACGTACCCTGGAGGCCGTGGGCGGCTGTTCCTGCGAAACCGGCTGCCCGGCCTGCGTCCACTCCCCGAAATGCGGCTCCGGTAACCGCCCCATCGACAAACAGGCCGCTCTGGCCGTGCTGGAGGCCCTGGGCGGGCAAGCTGGAAGGGCTGCGACAATGCCTCGTCAATCGACGTCCCAGGTTCACCAGGGAGCAGCCGTCTCGATTGATCAAGGCGGATACGCCGTGGCGTCGCCCTCCACGTCCGTGGCCTCGGAACAAAGGGCTGGGTACGAAAGGGTCTCTTCAGGCAGTACCGAGGCCAGTGGACGATCCGGAGGGCTTTGGAACGCGGTCAAGGCCGGGATGCGGGCCGTTACCGGAGTCCAATTTCCCAACGCCGCCGTTCCCGCCGCGGCCCCTGACCCATCCGCCAACTCCCCGAGGAAAAACACCATGATCGCGCCCCCCCCAGCTTCGCCCGCCCATTTCGCCGTGCTGGACGTCGAAACCCGTTACTCGGCCCAGGAGGTGGGCGGCTGGAACCATACGGACTTGATGGGCGTGAGCTGCGCCGTGCTGTACGACTCCAGGGAGGACGCTTTTCTGGACTATCTCCAGGAAGATATTCCCCGGCTGGCTGAAAAGCTGCGGACATTCGACCTGGTGGTAGGCTTCAACATCCTGAATTTCGACTATAAGGTGCTCCGCGGCGTCCTGGACGCCGACTTTTACTCCCTGCCCACCCTGGACATGCTCAAGGTGGTCCACGAGCGGCTGGGCTACCGCCTTTCCCTGGACCACTTGGCCAGACACACCTTGAACGCTCCGAAATCGGGCAGCGGACTGGATGCCCTAAAATGGTGGAAGCAAGGACAAATCGACAAGATCATCGCCTATTGCCGCCATGATGTGGCCATCACTCGAGACCTCTACCTGCACGGACGGGACAAGGGCTACGTCCTGTTCCAGAACAAGGCCCGCAAGCTGGTCCGGTTGCCGGTGAGTTGGTGA
- the trmFO gene encoding methylenetetrahydrofolate--tRNA-(uracil(54)-C(5))-methyltransferase (FADH(2)-oxidizing) TrmFO, translating into MTEKDMRSEPRTVAVVGGGLAGCECAWRLARSGIAVRLFEMKPDRFSPAHSSPDLAELVCSNSLRSDEPESAVGLLKLEMTDLDSLIMAAARATRVPAGKALAVDRELFAEWVTRCIQDEPLITLVREEVRTLDDPKLKEADAVVVAAGPLAGEELAEDLRRTVGADHLYFYDAIAPIVAADSIDMNVAFWGSRYNPEEHDYLNCPMDEETYRRLHAELLTARKVAARDFEKALHFEACLPIETLAERGEMTMAFGPLKPVGLIDPRTGAQSFAVVQLRAENRDKTAFNLVGFQTKLAYPEQERVFRLIPGLERAEFLRLGSMHRNTYVEAPSALTPDLELRSRPGIFLAGQITGVEGYVESAACGLWLGHALAAKLQGRALPPPPPETALGALLGHLRTPAKNFQPSNVNFGLMPELKARGKKALRKALRAQRAREAWARWQSSAPHPAA; encoded by the coding sequence ATGACTGAAAAAGACATGAGGAGCGAGCCGCGAACCGTGGCCGTGGTCGGCGGCGGGCTGGCCGGATGCGAGTGCGCCTGGCGACTGGCCCGCTCCGGGATTGCCGTGCGCCTGTTCGAGATGAAGCCGGACCGCTTTTCCCCGGCCCACTCCAGCCCGGATCTGGCCGAACTGGTCTGCTCCAACTCCCTGCGCTCCGATGAGCCGGAATCCGCGGTGGGACTACTCAAGCTGGAAATGACCGATCTGGACAGCCTGATCATGGCCGCTGCCCGGGCCACCCGGGTTCCGGCGGGCAAGGCCCTGGCCGTGGACCGGGAGCTGTTCGCGGAGTGGGTCACCCGGTGCATCCAGGACGAGCCGTTGATCACGCTGGTTCGGGAGGAAGTCCGGACTTTGGATGATCCGAAGCTGAAGGAAGCGGACGCCGTGGTCGTCGCCGCCGGCCCCCTGGCCGGGGAAGAGTTGGCGGAAGATTTGCGCCGGACGGTGGGGGCGGACCACCTCTATTTCTACGACGCCATCGCCCCCATCGTGGCGGCGGATTCCATTGACATGAACGTGGCTTTTTGGGGATCGCGATACAATCCCGAGGAGCACGACTATCTGAACTGTCCCATGGACGAGGAGACGTACCGGCGACTTCACGCCGAACTGCTGACCGCGCGCAAGGTCGCGGCCCGGGATTTCGAAAAGGCCCTGCATTTCGAGGCCTGCCTGCCCATCGAAACCCTGGCCGAGCGCGGGGAGATGACCATGGCCTTCGGCCCGCTCAAGCCCGTGGGGCTGATCGACCCGCGCACGGGGGCCCAATCCTTCGCCGTGGTCCAACTGCGGGCTGAAAACCGGGACAAGACCGCCTTCAACCTGGTCGGGTTTCAGACCAAGCTGGCCTATCCGGAACAGGAGCGCGTCTTTCGCCTGATCCCCGGCCTGGAACGGGCGGAATTCCTCCGCCTGGGCAGCATGCACCGCAACACCTACGTCGAAGCCCCCTCGGCCTTGACCCCGGACCTGGAACTTCGCTCCCGTCCGGGAATCTTCCTGGCCGGCCAGATCACCGGCGTGGAAGGCTACGTGGAATCCGCGGCCTGCGGCCTCTGGCTGGGCCACGCCCTGGCCGCCAAGCTCCAGGGCCGCGCTCTGCCGCCTCCGCCCCCGGAAACCGCCCTGGGCGCGCTCCTGGGACACTTGCGCACCCCGGCCAAGAACTTCCAGCCCTCCAACGTCAACTTCGGCCTGATGCCCGAACTCAAAGCCCGCGGCAAAAAGGCCCTTCGCAAGGCCCTCCGGGCCCAGCGGGCCCGGGAAGCCTGGGCTCGCTGGCAGAGTTCAGCGCCCCATCCCGCCGCGTGA
- a CDS encoding PFL family protein, translating to MLTEKEVLTTLEMLRNEHLDVRTVTLGLSLFDLATHDAARFQDRLLSRITGMAASLVDVCDEVGDIYGIPVVNKRISVSPMAVVGAPFSSRELVQIAMTLDQAAQEVGVDFIGGFSALVEKGLARGDLSLIEAVPEALTATSRLCASFNVATTAAGINMDAVLLLAKTIKAAAARTADQDGLACAKMGVFANIPQDVPFMAGAYLGVGEPNAVINVGVSGPGVVKRALERAMEADDHLALDEISEVIKRTAFKVTRIGELIGREVAKRLNVPFGVVDLSLAPTPNVGDSVGEIFQVLGLAHIGAPGSTAALAMLNDAVKKGGAFASSSVGGFSGAFIPVSEDLNIAEAAAQGHLTLPKLEALTSVCSVGLDMVALPGDTSAETLAAIIADEMAIGVINRKTTAARLIPVPGKKAGEKAFFGGLLGEAVIIPVPGSGGSDRFINLGGRVPAPLQSLGN from the coding sequence ATGCTGACGGAAAAAGAAGTTTTGACCACGTTGGAAATGCTGCGCAACGAACATCTGGACGTGCGCACGGTGACTTTGGGGTTGAGCCTGTTTGATCTGGCTACCCATGACGCGGCCCGGTTTCAGGATCGGTTGCTGTCCCGGATCACCGGCATGGCCGCTTCGCTTGTGGACGTGTGCGACGAGGTGGGGGATATTTACGGGATTCCCGTGGTCAACAAACGCATTTCCGTCAGCCCCATGGCCGTGGTCGGCGCGCCGTTTTCCTCCCGGGAACTGGTCCAGATTGCCATGACCCTGGACCAGGCGGCCCAGGAAGTGGGCGTGGACTTCATCGGCGGGTTCAGCGCCCTGGTGGAGAAAGGCTTGGCCCGGGGCGACCTGAGCCTGATCGAGGCGGTTCCGGAAGCCCTGACCGCCACCTCACGGCTGTGCGCTTCCTTCAACGTGGCCACCACCGCCGCGGGGATCAACATGGACGCAGTGCTCTTGCTGGCCAAGACCATCAAGGCCGCGGCGGCCAGGACCGCGGACCAGGACGGCCTGGCTTGCGCCAAGATGGGCGTCTTCGCGAACATTCCCCAGGACGTGCCCTTCATGGCCGGAGCCTATCTGGGCGTGGGCGAGCCCAATGCGGTGATCAACGTGGGCGTGAGCGGGCCGGGCGTGGTCAAGCGGGCCTTGGAACGGGCCATGGAGGCCGACGACCATCTGGCCCTGGACGAGATTTCCGAGGTCATCAAACGCACGGCCTTCAAGGTGACCCGGATCGGTGAACTCATCGGCCGGGAGGTGGCCAAGCGATTGAACGTGCCCTTCGGCGTGGTGGATCTGTCCTTGGCTCCCACGCCCAACGTCGGGGATTCCGTCGGGGAGATCTTTCAGGTGCTCGGTCTGGCCCACATCGGGGCCCCCGGCTCCACCGCGGCTCTGGCCATGCTCAACGACGCGGTGAAAAAGGGCGGGGCCTTTGCCAGTTCTTCGGTGGGCGGATTCAGCGGGGCCTTCATCCCGGTCAGCGAAGACCTGAACATAGCAGAAGCCGCGGCCCAGGGACACCTGACCCTGCCCAAGCTGGAGGCCCTGACCAGCGTCTGCTCCGTGGGCCTGGACATGGTCGCCCTGCCCGGCGACACCTCGGCCGAAACCCTGGCCGCGATCATTGCCGACGAGATGGCCATCGGCGTGATCAACCGCAAGACCACCGCGGCCCGGCTGATCCCGGTTCCCGGCAAGAAGGCCGGGGAAAAAGCCTTTTTCGGCGGCCTGCTGGGCGAAGCCGTGATCATCCCCGTCCCCGGCTCCGGCGGCTCGGACCGGTTCATCAACCTGGGCGGACGGGTACCGGCGCCGTTGCAAAGCTTGGGGAACTAA
- a CDS encoding glycine cleavage system protein R translates to MPNHTKKMMIAVFGQDRPGIVARVSGLLAEMGCNIEDATQTILHGRFAGMFVVQPVQESQGREQVLRALEDGFQGEELTFWVSLMEEATPTKPAQEATDPFVLTTIGPDQLGLVAGVTGVLSLFGVNITALRANVKTEDVSQWVMIYEVDVPKSVDRQKFREALYGKAQELDQRLSLQHRDIFETVHRV, encoded by the coding sequence ATGCCTAATCATACGAAAAAAATGATGATCGCCGTTTTCGGCCAGGACCGTCCGGGGATCGTGGCCCGGGTTTCCGGGCTGTTGGCCGAAATGGGCTGCAATATCGAAGACGCCACGCAAACCATTCTGCATGGCCGGTTTGCCGGAATGTTCGTGGTCCAGCCGGTTCAGGAGAGCCAGGGTCGGGAACAGGTTCTTCGAGCACTGGAGGATGGTTTTCAGGGGGAGGAGCTGACCTTCTGGGTTTCGCTCATGGAAGAAGCGACCCCGACCAAACCGGCCCAGGAAGCGACGGACCCGTTCGTTCTCACCACCATCGGCCCGGACCAGCTTGGCCTGGTGGCCGGGGTGACCGGAGTTCTGTCCCTGTTCGGCGTGAACATCACGGCCTTGCGGGCCAACGTCAAAACCGAGGATGTTTCACAGTGGGTAATGATCTACGAAGTGGACGTGCCCAAATCAGTGGATCGGCAGAAGTTCAGGGAAGCGCTCTACGGCAAGGCCCAGGAACTCGACCAACGCCTCAGCCTCCAGCACCGTGATATTTTTGAAACGGTGCATCGGGTTTGA
- the pruA gene encoding L-glutamate gamma-semialdehyde dehydrogenase, with protein MHDADFEARVVTRGRQFFGSIQGEAPSVFNKGFWTGKVMDWAMQNEDFKVQLFRFVDVLPYLNTSESLQRHIEEYFSGQGSGDIPAVLKWGAEKSGGLFGAFAAKAMGKIIRSNIEGMARQFIIGQNTKEAVSSLQKIRKDGFAFTVDLLGEATVSEEEAQAYMDGYMELLDALAKVQSSWKPLTSPGGASPDLDWGHTPRLNVSIKPSALYSQAKAVDVEDTVRGILSRLRPIYARVKDLGGALCIDMESLKFKEATLELFKRLRTEPEFRDYPHLSIVLQSYLRCTDEDLKDLIDWAKARNLPIGIRLVKGAYWDQETIVAVQNGWPVPVWTKKPETDAAFERHARMILEQRDLIYFQCGSHNIRSISMVMETAKDLGVAPDRFEFQVLYGMAEPVRKGLKNVADRVRLYCPYGELLPGMAYLVRRLLENTANESFLKQSFADQADMDRLLENPLKTLERDKARAFTPEPAMPGTSTGKPLGVSVFKNMPLVDFTVPEARSAFPEAIAKVRAQKGKNWPVFIGGKEIFTQDLIASYNPADPDEVLGQVCQAGREEVDQALDAARKALPGWRDSSPEERAGYLFKAADVCRRRVYELSAWQVLEVGKQWDQAYNDVAEAVDFLEYYAREMIRLGVPRRMGNAPGEVNELFYQPKGIAAVIAPWNFPFAISMGMVSAAIVTGNPLIYKPSSLSSLVGYGLVEVFREIGLPEGVFNYCPGRSRVMGDYLVEHPDVSVIAFTGSVEVGLRIIEKAAKVHPGQDQCKRVIAEMGGKNAIIIDDDADLDEAVPQVMYSAFGFQGQKCSACSRVIVLDAIYDRFMTRLREAALAVKIGPSEHPGNFMGAVVDTGQQNNVWAAIETAKQEGRIVVQREVPEKGCFVPLTIVEGIRPEHRTAQEEIFGPVLAVMRAKDFTEALDMANNSRFALTGGVFSRSPKRLEQAKREFRVGNLYLNRNNTGALVYRQPFGGFKMSGVGSKAGGPDYLIQFLDPRVVTENTMRRGFAPIAGDDEWVG; from the coding sequence ATGCATGACGCGGATTTTGAAGCTCGGGTGGTGACCCGGGGGCGGCAGTTTTTCGGTTCCATCCAGGGCGAAGCGCCCAGCGTTTTCAACAAAGGATTCTGGACCGGCAAGGTCATGGACTGGGCCATGCAGAACGAGGACTTCAAGGTCCAGTTGTTCCGGTTCGTGGACGTGCTGCCGTATCTGAACACTTCCGAATCCTTGCAGCGTCATATTGAGGAATACTTCTCCGGTCAGGGGAGCGGGGACATTCCCGCTGTCCTGAAGTGGGGCGCGGAAAAGTCCGGTGGCTTGTTCGGGGCCTTCGCGGCCAAGGCCATGGGCAAGATCATCCGCTCCAATATTGAGGGCATGGCCCGTCAGTTCATTATCGGCCAGAACACCAAGGAAGCCGTTTCCAGCTTGCAAAAAATCCGCAAGGACGGCTTCGCCTTCACCGTGGACCTGCTGGGCGAGGCCACGGTCAGTGAGGAAGAGGCCCAGGCCTATATGGACGGGTACATGGAACTGCTGGACGCCCTGGCCAAAGTCCAATCTTCCTGGAAGCCCCTCACGTCCCCCGGCGGCGCGTCCCCGGACTTGGACTGGGGCCACACCCCCCGGCTGAACGTCTCTATCAAGCCCTCGGCACTGTACTCCCAGGCCAAGGCCGTGGATGTGGAAGACACTGTGCGGGGCATCCTCTCCCGGCTGCGGCCCATCTACGCCCGGGTCAAGGATCTGGGCGGCGCGCTGTGCATCGACATGGAATCCCTCAAGTTCAAGGAAGCCACCCTGGAGCTGTTCAAGAGGCTGCGCACCGAGCCGGAGTTCCGGGACTATCCGCATCTGAGCATCGTTCTCCAGTCCTATTTGCGCTGCACGGACGAGGACCTCAAAGACCTGATCGACTGGGCCAAGGCCCGGAACCTGCCCATCGGCATCCGCCTGGTCAAAGGAGCCTACTGGGACCAGGAAACCATCGTCGCGGTCCAAAACGGCTGGCCCGTCCCGGTCTGGACCAAAAAGCCGGAGACCGACGCGGCCTTCGAGCGCCACGCCCGGATGATTCTGGAGCAGCGGGATCTGATTTATTTTCAGTGCGGTTCCCACAACATCCGCTCCATTTCCATGGTCATGGAAACGGCCAAGGACCTCGGAGTGGCCCCGGATCGCTTCGAGTTCCAGGTGCTCTACGGCATGGCCGAACCCGTGCGCAAAGGCCTGAAGAACGTGGCCGACCGGGTCCGGCTGTACTGCCCCTACGGCGAGCTGCTGCCGGGCATGGCGTATCTGGTCCGCAGGCTGCTGGAAAACACGGCCAACGAGTCTTTCCTGAAGCAGAGCTTCGCGGACCAGGCGGACATGGACCGGCTGCTGGAAAACCCCCTCAAAACCCTGGAGCGGGACAAAGCCAGGGCCTTCACGCCGGAACCCGCCATGCCCGGCACGTCCACCGGCAAGCCCCTGGGCGTTTCCGTCTTCAAGAACATGCCCCTGGTGGATTTTACAGTGCCCGAGGCCCGAAGCGCCTTCCCCGAGGCCATTGCCAAGGTCCGCGCCCAAAAGGGAAAAAACTGGCCGGTGTTCATCGGCGGCAAGGAGATCTTCACCCAGGACCTCATTGCCTCCTACAACCCGGCGGACCCGGATGAAGTCCTGGGCCAAGTCTGCCAGGCCGGCCGGGAAGAAGTGGACCAGGCCCTGGATGCGGCCCGCAAGGCCCTGCCGGGCTGGCGGGACTCCTCCCCCGAAGAGCGGGCCGGGTATCTATTCAAAGCCGCGGACGTCTGCCGTCGCCGGGTCTATGAGCTATCCGCCTGGCAGGTGCTGGAGGTGGGCAAGCAGTGGGACCAAGCCTACAACGACGTGGCCGAGGCCGTGGACTTTCTGGAATACTACGCCCGGGAGATGATCCGCCTGGGCGTGCCCCGGAGGATGGGCAACGCTCCGGGCGAGGTCAACGAACTCTTCTACCAGCCCAAGGGCATCGCCGCTGTCATCGCGCCCTGGAACTTTCCCTTCGCCATTTCCATGGGCATGGTCTCCGCGGCCATCGTCACCGGCAACCCGTTGATCTACAAGCCCTCCTCCCTGTCCTCCCTGGTGGGCTACGGCCTGGTGGAGGTGTTCCGGGAGATCGGCCTGCCGGAGGGCGTCTTCAACTACTGCCCGGGCCGCAGCCGGGTCATGGGCGACTATCTGGTGGAGCACCCGGACGTGAGCGTCATCGCCTTCACCGGTTCCGTGGAAGTGGGACTGAGGATCATCGAAAAGGCGGCCAAGGTTCATCCGGGTCAGGACCAGTGCAAGCGGGTCATCGCTGAAATGGGCGGCAAGAACGCCATCATCATCGACGACGACGCGGACCTGGACGAGGCCGTGCCCCAGGTGATGTACTCGGCCTTCGGCTTCCAGGGCCAGAAATGCTCGGCATGTTCCCGGGTCATTGTCCTGGACGCCATCTATGACCGGTTCATGACCCGGCTCCGCGAAGCGGCCCTGGCCGTGAAGATCGGCCCCAGCGAACATCCCGGGAACTTCATGGGCGCGGTGGTGGATACGGGACAGCAGAACAATGTTTGGGCGGCCATCGAGACGGCCAAACAGGAAGGCCGGATCGTGGTCCAGCGCGAGGTCCCGGAAAAGGGCTGCTTCGTGCCCCTGACCATCGTCGAAGGCATCCGGCCCGAACACCGCACGGCCCAGGAAGAGATTTTCGGGCCGGTGCTGGCCGTAATGCGGGCCAAGGACTTCACCGAGGCCCTGGACATGGCCAACAACTCCCGCTTCGCCCTGACCGGCGGCGTGTTCTCCCGCAGCCCGAAACGCCTGGAACAGGCCAAACGGGAATTCCGTGTGGGCAACCTGTACCTGAACCGGAACAACACCGGCGCCCTAGTCTACCGCCAGCCCTTCGGCGGCTTCAAGATGTCCGGCGTGGGCTCCAAGGCCGGCGGACCGGACTATCTGATCCAGTTCCTGGACCCGCGAGTGGTCACCGAAAACACCATGCGCCGAGGGTTCGCGCCCATTGCTGGCGACGATGAATGGGTGGGATGA